A part of Acidobacteriota bacterium genomic DNA contains:
- a CDS encoding pyridoxal-dependent decarboxylase, which produces MSDLGDLSAEEMRAALHRAADWIADYLSGGVEDHAVIPAVEPGALRALMPASPPAEGESMATLLDEYERAIVPHTTHWNHPGFHGYFAITGSAPGVVAESLAAALNVNAMLWQSGPAATELEQLSCDWLRQMMALPEDFAGHINDTASTSSLVALAAAREALGDDVRERGLAGHAPLGLYISEHTHSSVDKAAIVLGLGTESVRRIAVDEQFRMIPAALEAAIEADLAAGRRPMAVVATTGTTSTTSIDPVAAIADICERFGLWLHVDAAYGGSAAIVPELRPLFAGMERADSLVVNPHKWLFVPVDCSVLFVRDQDLLRGAFSLVPEYLKTGDRADLNLMDLGFQLGRRFRALKLWMVIRAFGVDGLVARVRHHCELARWLAERVAATEGWELMAPVPLALVCFRATAGVDGAAQDEFNQRLMAAINADGRSFLSHTRLGDRYTLRVAVGNLKTEARHLEELWQRLIETADALRSGGNP; this is translated from the coding sequence ATGAGCGACCTGGGAGATCTTTCCGCCGAAGAGATGCGCGCCGCCCTGCACCGGGCGGCCGACTGGATCGCCGACTACCTCTCCGGAGGAGTCGAGGATCATGCGGTGATTCCGGCCGTCGAACCGGGGGCTCTGCGGGCTCTGATGCCGGCGTCGCCGCCGGCCGAGGGGGAGTCGATGGCGACCCTCCTCGACGAGTACGAGCGCGCCATCGTGCCCCACACCACGCACTGGAACCATCCCGGCTTTCACGGCTACTTCGCGATCACCGGCTCGGCGCCGGGGGTGGTGGCCGAAAGCCTGGCCGCGGCTCTCAACGTCAACGCCATGCTCTGGCAGAGCGGGCCGGCGGCGACCGAGCTGGAGCAGCTGAGCTGCGATTGGCTACGCCAGATGATGGCTCTGCCGGAGGACTTTGCGGGGCACATCAATGACACCGCCTCGACCAGCAGTCTGGTGGCCCTGGCGGCGGCGCGGGAGGCCCTGGGAGATGACGTCCGCGAGCGCGGCCTGGCAGGCCATGCTCCTCTCGGCCTCTACATCAGCGAGCACACCCATTCCTCCGTCGACAAGGCGGCGATCGTTCTCGGGCTGGGGACCGAGAGCGTGCGGCGCATCGCCGTCGACGAGCAGTTCCGCATGATTCCGGCGGCCCTCGAAGCAGCGATCGAGGCCGATCTCGCCGCCGGCCGACGGCCGATGGCGGTGGTGGCGACGACCGGCACGACGTCGACCACCAGCATCGATCCGGTGGCCGCCATCGCCGACATCTGTGAGCGCTTCGGACTCTGGCTGCATGTCGACGCGGCTTACGGTGGCAGCGCCGCCATCGTGCCGGAGCTGCGGCCCCTCTTCGCCGGCATGGAGCGGGCCGACTCCTTGGTGGTCAATCCTCACAAGTGGCTCTTCGTACCGGTCGACTGCTCGGTCCTGTTCGTGCGCGACCAGGATCTGCTGCGGGGCGCTTTTTCCCTGGTGCCGGAGTACCTCAAGACCGGCGATCGCGCCGACCTCAACCTGATGGACCTCGGCTTTCAGCTCGGGCGCCGGTTTCGAGCCCTCAAGCTCTGGATGGTGATTCGCGCCTTCGGAGTCGACGGCCTGGTGGCCCGCGTGCGTCACCATTGCGAGCTGGCTCGCTGGCTGGCCGAGCGCGTCGCCGCCACCGAGGGTTGGGAGCTGATGGCGCCGGTGCCCCTGGCGCTGGTCTGCTTCCGCGCCACCGCAGGAGTCGACGGCGCCGCGCAGGACGAATTCAACCAACGCTTGATGGCCGCCATCAATGCCGATGGTCGCAGCTTTCTTTCTCACACCCGGCTTGGCGACCGCTACACCCTGCGGGTCGCCGTCGGCAATCTCAAGACCGAGGCGCGGCACCTCGAGGAGCTGTGGCAACGGCTCATCGAGACCGCCGACGCCCTGCGCTCCGGAGGCAACCCTTGA